The sequence below is a genomic window from Candidatus Dadabacteria bacterium.
TTGAAATGATAAAAGTTGCCATAGTCGGGTCGGGACCCGCAGCTTTCTACGCAGCCGACCACCTGCAGAAGAAACTCGGCGACCGCGTCTTCATAGACATGTTCGAAAAACTCCCGACTCCCCACGGTCTCGTGAGAAGCGGGGTAGCTCCGGACCACCAGAAGATAAAAAGCGTAGCCAGAGTTTATGATAAAATCGCATCCAATCCTCAATTCAGATTTTTCGGACTTGTAGAATTCGGAAAACACTTAACGCTTGAGGACCTGCGCAGTCGTTACCACCAAATAGTTTTCGCAACAGGGGCCCAGACCGACAGAAAGATGGGAATACCGGGAGAGGGCATAATCGGAAGCCATACGGCAACGGAGTTTGTAGGCTGGTACAACTCCCACCCGGATCACATGGGCCTTGGTTTTGACTTTTCGGGGAAAAGAGTCGTCATAGTCGGAGTCGGGAACGTCGCGGTGGACGTTGCGAGAATTCTTTCCCTCACAAGAAGCGAAATGGAAAAAACGGATATCGCAGGCTACGCACTTGAGGAACTGGCCAAAAGCGGAATAAGGGAAATACACATGCTTGGAAGAAGAGGCCCCGCGCAGGCGGCCTTCACTAACCCAGAACTGCGGGAACTTGAGAACCTAGAGGACGCGGACCTCCTTACCTTGGCGGACGAAGCGGAGCCCGATTCCCTTACCCTCGAGGAGCTTGAGCGTAAACCGAACAGGACAGCCCAGACGAAAATAGAGATTATAAAAAAAGCTTCCGAAAGGGTTCCCTCCAAATCAAAGAAAATAGTCATAAGATTCTTGGTTTCTCCGATAGAAATAATTGCCGGAGAAGACAACAGGGTAAAAAGCGTGAAAGTCGTGAAAAACAGGCTTTACAAATCCGATGACGGCTCCCTTCGGCCCAAACCCACGGACGAGACCGAAGAGATTCCCACCGATCTGGTTTTTCGCTCCGTCGGGTACCGGGGAATACCTCTTCGGGACGTACCGTTTGATGACAGTTCGGGGGTAATCCCCAGCGAAAAAGGAAGAGTGCTTGACAAAACGAGCGGCAATCCGATTACGGGACTCTACACCACAGGGTGGATAAAACGCGGACCGACTGGAGTTATCGGTACGAACAAGGCCGACTCCGGCGAAACCGTAAGCTGCATGGTCGAGGACATTGAGAGGGGAAACACGCTACGTCCCGAACTCACTTCGGATGAGAGCATAAAGGAACTGCTCGAAGAAAAACATATTTCCTACAATGAATGGCTGCGGGTTGACTGGTTTGAGAAGAAAGAAGGCGAAAAACAGGGGAGGCCGAGAGTGAAGGTCGCGGGGCTTGAAGAAATTCTCGAAATTCTTGAAAAAAAGCACTGAAGAGGGCGGTCTTTCCCACTTCGACAGCATATGCTTGTTTGAATCTGGGTTCCGGCAGACCGAAAGTTACGTCGGACTCACACGTATCCTCCTTCTAAGAGGATCGGTTCCCCAGATTGAGAGGGAAAGCTCACTTCCTATATCAAAAACCCTGCCGCCTGAGTTAGAAAGTGGAAGTTCGATCAGAAACTCCGGAATATAGACGTTAAACCCGCCATATCCCTTGGAACTTACGTAGCCGGTCGCCCCTTTTATATCCTTTTCCAGAAGATAGCGTATAAGCCAGTACCTGTGTCTGCCTCTCTGCGCGTTTTTTATTTCCCTGGTGGCAAGACTCACATGCGTGTTTGTGGCTTCAAGCTCGCTTTCTGAGTAGTAAACCCTCTGTTCCTCAAGCCAGGATATAAGCTGACGCTGCATAAGAAGGTCTGTGTACCTTCTTATCGGAGAAGTCATCTGCACGTAGCAGGAAATTCCCAGGGACTTATGGACTTCGGGAGCAAAGGCAATAAAAGAAGGTTTTAGGTGCTTTGCCACCTTTACCGGGAAAAGGATGTCTTCGGGGTCAAGTTCCCTGGCTTCAGGCTCAATATCCTGGGTCTGAGAACGGAAGAGTGCCGGAATTCCGTTTTTATCGAAAAAATCTGCCGAAAGCCGGTTCATGAGTATCATGCATTCGGAAACGACATTGTGGGCGGGAGAATCCATGTAATCTTTGCTGACTGAAATTCCATCTCGGTCTCCAACCCTGATCTTGAGTTCCGGAAGCTGCACTATCAAGGCTCCCTTGTTGATTCTCTCTGCTCTGAGTGAATCAGTGAGAGGAATAAGGAATTCTCCCCATTGTGTGTTGCGCAACATTTCAGTCGCTTCGGCGTAGGTAAGATTCTTCGAAATCCTTATGACCGTCGCTTCAAAGTTATAATCGATCAAAGTAAAGTCCTCTCTTTTAAAAGTGGCGAAAAGAGAAAATGCAGGTCGGAGGTCGCCGGCAGTTAGGCTGAGTTTCTTGTTCACAAGATCCCGGGGAAACATATCCACGCGTCCCTCAGGAAAATAGACCGTCTCAGCGCGGTCAAGGGCCCCCTGATCAATAAAACTTCCCCTGCTCACAACATGGGCGACATTCGAGATGTGGACTCCCAGAATGATCTGATCCCCGTGCGTTTCAAACGAAATGGCATCATCAATGTCTCGGGTTGTCTCACTATCAACTGAAAAAACTTCAAGATCCGTTCTGTCTGTAAGGCTTGCAAAGCTTTCCCCAGCGCTCAAAATAGCTTCCACCTCTTCAAGCGCTCTTTGGGAGTGTCTGAAATGAAAAGCGATTTTTTTTGATTCCGGGTCATCGTCTTTCTTCCAGAAGCCCGTTTTTATAAGAAATTCAACCGCTGATTCCACTTCCTTAAGCCCCGCTTCATAAAGAAAACCCTTGGCTTCCTTGGCCCGCTCATAACCGTCAAGATCAATGACGTACCGCTCGATAAGTTCAAGGAACTCGCCGTGGGTCTCATCAACCACCGGAGGAACTTCGCCACTTATAACAGAACGCACCCAGCTTACGGCGGCCTGCGCTTTTCGTTCTCTTTCCTCTCTGAGTTCAAGGACACGAAGTGTCTTGGAAACGTCTTCCCGCGAGCGAACGAGATAGCCGTTTTCGCCTCTTGCAAGGTAGACAGTGTTTTTATCCACGGCCCAAAAAAGCAGAAACCTCTGCTCCAAAGAAACCTGCTCTGCCCCCGAATATAGCTCCAGTATCTCCTCAAAGCTCACGGTTTCCTGCTCCTCCACAACACACTCCCACAGCGTTTCCATATCAACGGAGTCTTTTTTCTCTTCAAGTTCTCTTCTCCATTTTCTCATTTCGAGTTTCTTCTCAGAGTCGGTGAGGGTTTCGGGAACGGTTATTCCGGTTAACAGTACGACTTTTTTCGGTTCAACCGAGTAACGCTTTCCATCTTCTGAGAGAACGGAGAGTTTGTCGGGATGGGCGTAGAGGGCCACTCCCAGAGCAGGCTCCCTTCTTTTTCTGTAGGCAACAAGTTCGTTTATACTGGGGAGATTCATCGAATGGAGCAATTCGATCAGGTAAGAGAATCCTTGTAGCGAAGCGCCCCTCTTATGAAATCTTTGAAAAGCGGGTGGGCACTGAGGGGCTTTGACTTGAATTCAGGGTGGAACTGACAGCCGACAAACCAAGGATGATCCTTAAGTTCCATGATTTCAACCAGATTTTCATCCGGCGAGAGGCCGCAAAGAACCATTCCATTTGACTCAAGAATTTCTCTGTAACCGTTGTTCACTTCAAACCGGTGGCGGTGTCTTTCGGAAATCTCTGAGGTTCCGTAGATGCTGCTAGCCAAGGTCTCGGGCTTTATGACGCAGGGGTAAGCCCCAAGTCTCATTGTCCCGCCCATTTCACTTATGTTCTTTTGCGATTCCATCGCCCATTTCACTTATGTTCTTTTGCGATTCCATTATGTCTATAACCGGGTTCTGAGTATCGCCGTTGTTCTCAGTCGTATCCGCGTCATCTATGCCACACACGTTCCTTGAAAATTCAATAACGGCAAGCTGCATGCCGTAG
It includes:
- a CDS encoding ribonuclease catalytic domain-containing protein, encoding MNLPSINELVAYRKRREPALGVALYAHPDKLSVLSEDGKRYSVEPKKVVLLTGITVPETLTDSEKKLEMRKWRRELEEKKDSVDMETLWECVVEEQETVSFEEILELYSGAEQVSLEQRFLLFWAVDKNTVYLARGENGYLVRSREDVSKTLRVLELREERERKAQAAVSWVRSVISGEVPPVVDETHGEFLELIERYVIDLDGYERAKEAKGFLYEAGLKEVESAVEFLIKTGFWKKDDDPESKKIAFHFRHSQRALEEVEAILSAGESFASLTDRTDLEVFSVDSETTRDIDDAISFETHGDQIILGVHISNVAHVVSRGSFIDQGALDRAETVYFPEGRVDMFPRDLVNKKLSLTAGDLRPAFSLFATFKREDFTLIDYNFEATVIRISKNLTYAEATEMLRNTQWGEFLIPLTDSLRAERINKGALIVQLPELKIRVGDRDGISVSKDYMDSPAHNVVSECMILMNRLSADFFDKNGIPALFRSQTQDIEPEARELDPEDILFPVKVAKHLKPSFIAFAPEVHKSLGISCYVQMTSPIRRYTDLLMQRQLISWLEEQRVYYSESELEATNTHVSLATREIKNAQRGRHRYWLIRYLLEKDIKGATGYVSSKGYGGFNVYIPEFLIELPLSNSGGRVFDIGSELSLSIWGTDPLRRRIRVSPT
- a CDS encoding FAD-dependent oxidoreductase — encoded protein: MKYCIYTSHAMSLEMIKVAIVGSGPAAFYAADHLQKKLGDRVFIDMFEKLPTPHGLVRSGVAPDHQKIKSVARVYDKIASNPQFRFFGLVEFGKHLTLEDLRSRYHQIVFATGAQTDRKMGIPGEGIIGSHTATEFVGWYNSHPDHMGLGFDFSGKRVVIVGVGNVAVDVARILSLTRSEMEKTDIAGYALEELAKSGIREIHMLGRRGPAQAAFTNPELRELENLEDADLLTLADEAEPDSLTLEELERKPNRTAQTKIEIIKKASERVPSKSKKIVIRFLVSPIEIIAGEDNRVKSVKVVKNRLYKSDDGSLRPKPTDETEEIPTDLVFRSVGYRGIPLRDVPFDDSSGVIPSEKGRVLDKTSGNPITGLYTTGWIKRGPTGVIGTNKADSGETVSCMVEDIERGNTLRPELTSDESIKELLEEKHISYNEWLRVDWFEKKEGEKQGRPRVKVAGLEEILEILEKKH